Part of the Cuniculiplasma divulgatum genome, CTTCTCCTGATCAATAATCATATTATCCTCTTGTGATAAAATAAGAACATTTTCATCCTTTGGTCCTTCTGAATCTGCTTTTACAGAATTACATACTGACCGTAAGTTGTTTAGTTTCTCATTATCAATTCTGCACTTCAAAGCCCTGTGAATACCATTAATTAGGAGTGAATCTGAATCTATATTAGTTGTATACGCCATTATTGAAGACCAGAATACCTCATCATTTTTATTTGATGATTGAGCCATTTGCATTGTTGCAGCCAATCTGTGATGGCCATCTGCAACAATTGCCACATCAGTTTTTAGTATCTCCGAAATTGTATGAGAATCATTTAGTGGTATCTTAAAGATTTTGTATTTTACACTATCTGTATCAGTAAATTCTAACCATGGTTGTAGTTTACTGGAGAGGAGAATCAATTTCCGGTCAAACTGTTTGTTATTTACCACAAGGAAAATCGGTTCGAGCTGTGCATTCGTATCCTTCAAAACTTTGACCCTATCGGAAACTTTACCAGGAAAGGTTTTTTCATGAGGCTGTAACAAACCATCTTCTGGATATATATCTACAAGTGAAATAACTCCAAACCTTTCTCTAATCCTACCGTTAATCCAGGATTGTTGGTTAATTAAAATCATACCTGCTTCCTCCTTTTTTTTAAGTA contains:
- a CDS encoding DUF1015 family protein, with the translated sequence MKGSVRMVRLREFEPYYFCDNVEKSISPPFDSISKSLESELKSFPFNITHLTLPEKESQGTMLIDKWIDSGVLKKKEEAGMILINQQSWINGRIRERFGVISLVDIYPEDGLLQPHEKTFPGKVSDRVKVLKDTNAQLEPIFLVVNNKQFDRKLILLSSKLQPWLEFTDTDSVKYKIFKIPLNDSHTISEILKTDVAIVADGHHRLAATMQMAQSSNKNDEVFWSSIMAYTTNIDSDSLLINGIHRALKCRIDNEKLNNLRSVCNSVKADSEGPKDENVLILSQEDNMIIDQEKIKKRGISAISAIHLIQNVVLKEILGLSDEELDAMIYYTHDIKECKRMIDSGESSIVFVMPPWNKEKLFNLIVKNGFLPQKSTYFFPKVCSGIVMNINR